A single window of Kitasatospora sp. HUAS MG31 DNA harbors:
- the treY gene encoding malto-oligosyltrehalose synthase — MTDAARPPTATYRLQLQPGFTLRDAEHAVPYLAALGVSHLHLSPLLEAVPGSTHGYDTVDHGRISEQLGGEDALRALAAEAHRHGLRLIADVVPNHMALPVPERLNRPLWHVLRDGPDSEYARWFDVDWTAQPGPVDAPARGRLLLPLLGDRLGAVMDQLVVDGEVLRYHEHAFPLRPGTGDLPLPELLERQWYRLAWWRVADGEVNYRRFFTVNELIAVRMEVPEVFEATHAVLMRLHGEGVLDGFRIDHPDGLADPRGYLRRLAEATGGAYTVVEKILTGEERLPADWPCAGTTGYDALRRIDGVLTDHAGAERLFTAYQRDVADRTSPAEAARAGRAELVAPDGELAAEVDRLVRLVQRICAADPALADHPALAVRQELGELLAGYPVYRPYVVPGEPAPDAAVAQLGGPVQDPTARLLRDLALGRLGRSAAKDEFCARFGQTASAVAAKGVEDTAFYRWNALLSLNEVGGQPTHPGVTPAEFHRWCGYLEEQWPLSMTALSTHDTKRSADARARLAVLAELPEMWAAECAAWTTAAGPCPDRPTAWLLWETLIAAWPIPVERLTGVLLKSVREAKRRTSWTVPDEGFERRLLTYARDALGNPGLCPRIEGFVRLLAPFARSNSLAAALLHLTVPGVPDVYQGSEEPLYTLVDPDNRAPVDLGRLAVRLTDSPADRPGDLAREKLHLTTTALHLRRTRPLGAYRPVVAHGPSADHLVAFERGPEVIAAVTRLPYGLHRAGGWRETVLELPAGRWTDELTNRHYEAGPVQLSWLLEHHPVALLTRS, encoded by the coding sequence ATGACCGACGCCGCACGCCCTCCGACGGCCACGTACCGTCTCCAGCTGCAGCCCGGCTTCACGCTGCGCGACGCCGAGCACGCCGTGCCCTACCTCGCCGCCCTCGGCGTCTCGCACCTGCACCTCTCCCCGCTGCTGGAGGCCGTCCCCGGCTCCACCCACGGCTACGACACGGTCGACCACGGCCGGATCAGCGAGCAGCTCGGCGGCGAGGACGCCCTGCGCGCGCTCGCCGCCGAGGCGCACCGGCACGGCCTGCGCCTGATCGCCGACGTGGTGCCCAACCACATGGCGCTGCCGGTGCCCGAGCGGCTGAACCGGCCGCTGTGGCACGTGCTGCGGGACGGCCCGGACTCGGAGTACGCCCGCTGGTTCGACGTCGACTGGACGGCCCAGCCCGGCCCGGTGGACGCGCCGGCCCGCGGACGGCTGCTGCTGCCGCTGCTGGGCGACCGGCTGGGCGCGGTGATGGACCAGCTGGTGGTGGACGGCGAGGTGCTGCGCTACCACGAGCACGCCTTCCCGCTGCGGCCGGGCACCGGGGACCTGCCGCTGCCGGAGCTGCTGGAGCGCCAGTGGTACCGGCTGGCGTGGTGGCGGGTGGCGGACGGGGAGGTGAACTACCGCCGGTTCTTCACGGTGAACGAGCTGATCGCGGTGCGGATGGAGGTGCCGGAGGTCTTCGAGGCCACCCACGCCGTGCTGATGCGGCTGCACGGCGAGGGCGTGCTGGACGGGTTCCGGATCGACCACCCGGACGGGCTGGCCGATCCGCGCGGCTACCTGCGCCGGCTCGCCGAGGCCACCGGCGGGGCGTACACGGTGGTCGAGAAGATCCTCACCGGCGAGGAGCGGCTGCCCGCCGACTGGCCGTGCGCGGGGACGACCGGGTACGACGCGCTGCGCCGGATCGACGGGGTGCTCACCGACCACGCGGGGGCCGAGCGGCTGTTCACCGCCTACCAGCGGGACGTGGCCGACCGGACCTCGCCGGCTGAGGCGGCCCGGGCCGGCCGGGCGGAGCTGGTCGCGCCGGACGGCGAGCTGGCCGCCGAGGTGGACCGGCTGGTGCGGCTGGTGCAGCGGATCTGCGCAGCCGATCCGGCGCTGGCGGACCACCCGGCGCTGGCCGTCCGGCAGGAGCTGGGCGAGCTGCTGGCCGGCTACCCGGTGTACCGGCCGTACGTGGTGCCGGGCGAGCCGGCGCCGGACGCGGCGGTGGCGCAGCTGGGCGGCCCGGTGCAGGACCCGACGGCGCGGCTGCTGCGCGATCTGGCGCTGGGCCGGCTGGGGCGGAGTGCGGCGAAGGACGAGTTCTGCGCCCGGTTCGGGCAGACCGCCTCGGCGGTGGCCGCGAAGGGGGTGGAGGACACCGCGTTCTACCGGTGGAACGCCCTGTTGAGCCTGAACGAGGTGGGCGGTCAGCCGACGCACCCGGGCGTCACCCCGGCGGAGTTCCACCGCTGGTGCGGGTACCTGGAGGAGCAGTGGCCGCTGTCGATGACGGCGCTGTCCACCCATGACACCAAGCGCAGCGCGGACGCCCGGGCCCGGCTGGCGGTGCTGGCGGAGCTGCCGGAGATGTGGGCGGCCGAGTGCGCGGCGTGGACCACGGCGGCCGGGCCCTGTCCGGACCGTCCGACGGCCTGGCTGCTGTGGGAGACCCTGATCGCGGCCTGGCCGATCCCGGTGGAGCGGTTGACCGGGGTGCTGCTGAAGTCGGTGCGGGAGGCGAAGCGGCGGACCTCCTGGACGGTCCCGGACGAGGGGTTCGAGCGGCGGTTGCTCACGTACGCGCGGGACGCGCTGGGCAATCCGGGGCTGTGTCCGCGGATCGAGGGGTTCGTGCGGCTGCTGGCGCCGTTCGCGCGGAGCAACAGCCTGGCGGCGGCGCTGCTGCACCTGACGGTGCCGGGGGTGCCGGACGTGTACCAGGGCAGCGAGGAGCCGCTGTACACGCTGGTGGACCCGGACAACCGGGCGCCGGTGGACCTGGGCCGGCTCGCGGTGCGGCTCACCGACTCCCCCGCCGACCGGCCCGGCGACCTGGCCCGGGAGAAGCTGCACCTGACCACCACGGCACTGCACCTGCGCCGGACCCGCCCGCTGGGCGCGTACCGGCCGGTGGTCGCGCACGGCCCGTCCGCCGACCACCTGGTGGCCTTCGAGCGCGGCCCGGAGGTGATCGCGGCGGTGACCCGGCTGCCGTACGGGCTGCACCGGGCCGGCGGCTGGCGGGAGACCGTGCTGGAGCTGCCGGCCGGCCGCTGGACGGACGAGCTCACCAACCGCCACTACGAGGCGGGTCCGGTGCAGCTGAGCTGGCTGCTGGAGCACCACCCGGTGGCGCTGCTCACCCGGTCCTGA
- the treZ gene encoding malto-oligosyltrehalose trehalohydrolase: MTTYQVWAPDAVLVEVEVAGVPHPMGRLADRPGWWEGEAPDGDYGFRLDGGPALPDPRSPRQPSGPDGPSRRVDHAAFRWSGTAWRGRSLAGAVLYELHVGTFTPGGTFDAAVERLDHLVDLGVDFVELMPVCPFPGRYGWGYDGVSLWAVHEPYGGPEGLKRFVDAAHRRGLGVVLDVVHNHLGPSGNYLPAFGPYFTDRHHTPWGSAVNLDAPGSDEVRAYLIGSALAWLRDYRIDGLRLDAVHALVDHRALPFLEELAVEVDRLAAAVNRPLFLIAESDLNDPRTTAPREAGGLGLAAQWSDDFHHALHALLTGESQGYYADFAAAPYAAVERTLTGGFFHDGGWSSFRGRRHGRPFRSGCGQRLLGYLQTHDQVGNRATGDRLSAALSPGRLAAGAALVLTSPFTPMLFMGEEWGAGTPWQYFTDHTDPELAEAVRRGRRREFAEHGWRPQDVPDPQAASTVAASTLDWAEPARLPHAELLDWYRRLIRLRRDRPELTDPDLRAVRVAYDERQEWLVVHRGPYRVIVHLGRGEPRAVPLDRPYAGTAALFGDCWPSGDGSVFLAPESTAVVRTG, from the coding sequence GTGACGACCTACCAGGTTTGGGCCCCGGACGCCGTGCTCGTGGAGGTGGAGGTGGCGGGCGTCCCCCACCCGATGGGCCGGCTGGCGGACCGGCCGGGCTGGTGGGAGGGCGAGGCGCCGGACGGCGACTACGGGTTCCGGCTGGACGGCGGCCCGGCGCTGCCGGACCCGCGCTCGCCGCGGCAGCCCTCCGGGCCGGACGGGCCGAGCCGCCGGGTGGACCACGCGGCGTTCCGCTGGTCCGGGACGGCGTGGCGGGGCCGGTCGCTGGCCGGGGCGGTGCTGTACGAGCTGCACGTGGGGACCTTCACCCCGGGCGGGACGTTCGACGCCGCTGTCGAGCGGCTGGACCACCTGGTGGACCTCGGGGTGGACTTCGTGGAGCTGATGCCGGTCTGCCCGTTCCCGGGCCGGTACGGCTGGGGGTACGACGGGGTGTCGCTGTGGGCGGTGCACGAGCCGTACGGCGGGCCCGAGGGGCTGAAGCGGTTCGTGGACGCGGCGCACCGGCGGGGGCTGGGCGTGGTGCTGGACGTGGTGCACAACCACCTGGGCCCGTCCGGGAACTACCTGCCGGCGTTCGGGCCGTACTTCACCGACCGGCACCACACGCCCTGGGGCAGTGCGGTGAACCTGGACGCGCCGGGGTCGGACGAGGTGCGGGCGTACCTGATCGGCAGCGCGCTGGCCTGGCTGCGGGACTACCGGATCGACGGGCTGCGGCTGGACGCGGTGCACGCCCTGGTGGACCACCGGGCGCTGCCGTTCCTGGAGGAGCTGGCCGTCGAGGTGGACCGGCTGGCGGCGGCGGTGAACCGGCCGCTGTTCCTGATCGCGGAGTCCGACCTCAACGACCCGCGGACCACCGCGCCGCGGGAGGCAGGCGGGCTGGGGCTGGCCGCGCAGTGGAGCGACGACTTCCACCACGCGCTGCACGCCCTGCTGACCGGGGAGTCGCAGGGCTACTACGCGGACTTCGCGGCGGCGCCGTACGCGGCGGTGGAGCGGACGCTGACCGGGGGGTTCTTCCACGACGGCGGCTGGTCCTCGTTCCGGGGGCGGCGGCACGGGCGGCCCTTCCGGTCGGGGTGCGGGCAGCGGCTGCTGGGCTACCTGCAGACCCACGACCAGGTGGGCAACCGGGCGACCGGGGACCGGCTGTCGGCGGCGCTGTCGCCGGGCCGGCTGGCGGCGGGGGCGGCGCTGGTGCTGACCTCGCCGTTCACCCCGATGCTGTTCATGGGCGAGGAGTGGGGGGCCGGCACGCCCTGGCAGTACTTCACCGACCACACCGACCCCGAGCTGGCGGAGGCCGTCCGGCGGGGGCGGCGGCGGGAGTTCGCCGAGCACGGCTGGCGGCCGCAGGACGTCCCGGACCCGCAGGCGGCCTCCACGGTGGCCGCCTCCACCCTGGACTGGGCGGAGCCCGCCCGGCTGCCACACGCCGAACTGCTGGACTGGTACCGGCGGTTGATCCGGCTGCGGCGGGACCGCCCGGAGCTGACCGACCCCGATCTGCGGGCGGTGCGGGTGGCGTACGACGAGCGGCAGGAGTGGCTGGTGGTGCACCGCGGGCCGTACCGGGTGATCGTGCACCTGGGGCGCGGGGAGCCGCGGGCGGTGCCGCTGGACCGGCCGTACGCGGGGACGGCGGCGCTGTTCGGGGACTGCTGGCCGTCCGGGGACGGCTCGGTGTTCCTGGCGCCGGAGTCCACCGCGGTGGTGCGCACCGGCTGA
- a CDS encoding transketolase family protein: MDTMRERFAAVTTDLLDHDPRLSVVLADIGADGFRTAADRHPDRVVNVGIREQLLIGAAGGLALTGMRPIAHTFASFLIERPWEQIKLDLVHQGVGAVLVSAAGSYDWPAGGRTHMSPGDVALLDTLPGWTVHVPGHPDEAETLLRHAAADGDSLVYLRLSAHANGAARPVVPGRFLTVRRGRRGVVLAVGPMLDAVLEATEGLDVTVLYAATVRPFDAAALRAAAVDRADVVLVEPYLAGTSEAEAHRALADRPHRVLALGVPREEHRHYGTIPEHLAAYGLDAAALRTGIAGFLG, from the coding sequence ATGGACACCATGCGCGAGCGCTTCGCCGCCGTCACCACCGACCTGCTCGACCACGACCCCCGGCTCAGCGTCGTCCTCGCCGACATCGGCGCGGACGGCTTCCGCACCGCCGCCGACCGCCACCCCGACCGGGTGGTCAACGTCGGCATCCGCGAGCAGCTGCTGATCGGCGCGGCCGGCGGCCTGGCCCTCACCGGGATGCGCCCGATCGCCCACACCTTCGCCAGCTTCCTCATCGAACGCCCCTGGGAGCAGATCAAGTTGGACCTGGTCCACCAGGGCGTCGGCGCGGTCCTGGTGAGCGCCGCCGGCTCGTACGACTGGCCGGCCGGCGGCCGCACCCACATGTCCCCGGGGGACGTCGCCCTGCTGGACACCCTGCCCGGCTGGACGGTCCACGTGCCCGGCCACCCGGACGAGGCCGAGACCCTGCTGCGGCACGCCGCCGCCGACGGCGACAGCCTGGTCTACCTGCGGCTGTCCGCCCACGCCAACGGGGCCGCCCGGCCCGTCGTCCCCGGCCGGTTCCTCACCGTCCGGCGCGGGCGGCGCGGCGTGGTGCTCGCCGTCGGCCCGATGCTGGACGCCGTGCTGGAGGCCACCGAGGGCCTGGACGTCACCGTGCTGTACGCCGCCACCGTCCGCCCCTTCGACGCCGCCGCGCTGCGGGCCGCGGCCGTCGACCGGGCCGACGTGGTCCTGGTCGAGCCCTACCTGGCCGGCACCTCCGAGGCCGAGGCCCACCGGGCCCTGGCCGACCGGCCGCACCGGGTCCTCGCCCTCGGCGTCCCGCGCGAGGAGCACCGCCACTACGGCACCATCCCCGAGCACCTGGCCGCCTACGGCCTGGACGCCGCCGCGCTGCGCACCGGGATCGCCGGGTTCCTGGGGTGA
- a CDS encoding transketolase, translated as MTTAEIASAGPGFHDLPRLMALMTGDEKHGPAATSTLDALWVLYDRVLRVTPATAQDQDRDRFLLSKGHGPMAYYAVLAAKGFLDPEVLTSFGGYDSPLGHHPDRLLVPGAEIGSGSLGHGLPLAVGTALGLRAQGLADPAVWVLIGDAEFDEGSNHEAVAFAGAAGLDRLHVVAIDNSSATHGWRGGIAARFAAEGWSTATVDGRDHGALHRAFTAPHPGRPHAVVARVEPKYS; from the coding sequence ATGACCACCGCAGAGATCGCCTCCGCCGGCCCGGGCTTCCACGACCTGCCCCGGCTGATGGCCCTGATGACCGGCGACGAGAAGCACGGACCCGCCGCCACCTCCACCCTGGACGCCCTGTGGGTGCTGTACGACCGCGTGCTGCGGGTCACCCCCGCCACCGCGCAGGACCAGGACCGGGACCGGTTCCTGCTCTCCAAGGGCCACGGCCCGATGGCCTACTACGCGGTGCTCGCCGCCAAGGGCTTCCTCGACCCCGAGGTGCTGACGAGCTTCGGCGGGTACGACTCCCCGCTCGGCCACCACCCGGACCGGCTGCTGGTGCCGGGCGCGGAGATCGGCTCCGGATCGCTCGGCCACGGCCTGCCGCTGGCCGTCGGCACCGCGCTCGGCCTGCGCGCCCAGGGCCTGGCCGACCCGGCCGTGTGGGTGCTGATCGGCGACGCCGAGTTCGACGAGGGCAGCAACCACGAGGCGGTGGCCTTCGCCGGCGCGGCCGGCCTGGACCGGCTGCACGTGGTCGCCATCGACAACTCCTCCGCCACGCACGGCTGGCGCGGCGGGATCGCCGCCCGGTTCGCCGCCGAGGGCTGGTCCACCGCGACCGTGGACGGCCGCGACCACGGGGCCCTGCACCGCGCCTTCACCGCCCCGCACCCCGGCCGTCCGCACGCCGTGGTCGCCCGCGTCGAGCCCAAGTACTCCTGA
- the soxR gene encoding redox-sensitive transcriptional activator SoxR, translated as MAPSRHDLLTIGQLSTRSGLAASALRYYESLGLIRAERTAGNQRRYPRATLRRIAFVRAAQQVGLSLEEARTALDRLPEDRAPNAAEWARAAAAWQQRIDHQIAQLELMKQKLTGCIGCGCLSLSRCALYNAGDRAGRSGPGARYLLTGDPEDGPGTPPSEA; from the coding sequence ATGGCACCCAGCCGGCACGACCTCCTGACCATCGGCCAGCTCTCCACGCGCAGCGGCCTGGCCGCCTCGGCGCTGCGCTACTACGAGTCACTCGGGCTGATCCGCGCCGAGCGCACCGCGGGCAACCAGCGCCGCTACCCGCGGGCCACCCTGCGGCGGATCGCCTTCGTCCGGGCCGCGCAGCAGGTCGGGCTCTCCCTCGAGGAGGCGCGCACCGCCCTCGACCGGCTCCCGGAGGACCGGGCGCCGAACGCCGCCGAGTGGGCCCGGGCGGCCGCCGCCTGGCAGCAGCGGATCGACCACCAGATCGCCCAACTCGAACTGATGAAACAGAAGTTGACCGGGTGCATCGGCTGCGGATGCCTCTCCCTGTCGCGCTGCGCGCTGTACAACGCCGGCGACCGCGCGGGCCGCTCCGGCCCCGGCGCCCGCTACCTGCTCACCGGCGATCCCGAGGACGGACCCGGGACACCGCCCTCCGAGGCGTGA
- a CDS encoding SAM-dependent methyltransferase — MTDHQDMALDWMSDGADAPPPPVDLRPEIPHPARMYDYYLGGKDNFPADREAAEKVLGLSPLVRISALANRAFLQRAVRHLAEQGVRQFLDIGTGIPTAGNTHEVAQRVHPDARVAYLDNDPIVLVHSRALLAGTGHGGVTVLQADLRDPKAILSDPQVRSVLDLDRPVALLLFAILHFIDDADDPYGIVRTLVDALPSGSYLAMSHGTADFSTPDQAAKGPAVYRNATAQLTMRSREQVLRFFDGLELQEPGLVTAPLWRPDQPAQPTDGEVAIWAGVGRKP; from the coding sequence ATGACCGACCATCAGGACATGGCGCTGGACTGGATGTCGGACGGCGCCGACGCACCCCCGCCGCCGGTCGACCTCCGGCCGGAGATACCCCACCCCGCCCGCATGTACGACTACTACCTCGGCGGCAAGGACAACTTCCCGGCCGACCGGGAGGCCGCGGAGAAGGTGCTCGGGCTGAGCCCGCTGGTGCGGATCAGCGCCCTGGCCAACCGGGCCTTCCTCCAGCGGGCCGTCCGGCACCTCGCCGAGCAGGGCGTCCGGCAGTTCCTGGACATCGGCACCGGCATCCCGACCGCGGGCAACACCCACGAGGTGGCGCAGCGGGTCCACCCGGACGCCCGGGTGGCGTACCTGGACAACGACCCGATCGTGCTGGTGCACAGCCGGGCGCTGCTGGCCGGTACCGGGCACGGCGGGGTGACCGTGCTCCAGGCCGACCTGCGCGACCCGAAGGCGATCCTGTCCGACCCGCAGGTGCGGTCGGTGCTCGACCTGGACCGGCCGGTGGCGCTGCTGCTCTTCGCGATCCTGCACTTCATCGACGACGCCGACGACCCGTACGGGATCGTCCGCACCCTGGTGGACGCGCTGCCCTCCGGCAGCTACCTGGCGATGTCGCACGGCACCGCCGACTTCTCCACCCCCGACCAGGCCGCCAAGGGCCCGGCGGTCTACCGGAACGCCACCGCCCAGCTCACCATGCGCAGCCGGGAGCAGGTGCTGCGGTTCTTCGACGGCCTGGAGTTGCAGGAGCCGGGCCTGGTCACCGCCCCGCTGTGGCGGCCGGACCAGCCGGCCCAGCCGACCGACGGCGAGGTCGCCATCTGGGCGGGCGTCGGCCGCAAGCCGTGA
- the coaE gene encoding dephospho-CoA kinase: MLRIGLTGGIGAGKSEVSKQLAALGAVIVDSDLIAREVVAPGTAGLAAVAAEFGPGVLLADGSLDRPALGAIVFADPERLAALNAIVHPLVRARSAELEAGAGPADVVVHDVPLLAENGLAPLYELVIVVDVPDEVRVDRLVRLRGMAEQEARSRMAAQATREERLAVADIVIDNGGDLAELAPRVREVWATLKQRQAG, from the coding sequence ATGCTGAGGATCGGACTGACGGGCGGGATCGGCGCGGGCAAGAGCGAGGTGTCCAAGCAGCTCGCCGCCCTCGGCGCGGTGATCGTGGACTCCGACCTGATCGCCCGTGAGGTGGTGGCCCCCGGGACGGCGGGGCTGGCGGCCGTGGCGGCCGAGTTCGGCCCCGGGGTGCTGCTGGCGGACGGTTCGCTGGACCGGCCCGCGCTGGGCGCGATCGTCTTCGCCGACCCGGAGCGGCTGGCCGCGCTGAACGCGATCGTCCACCCGCTCGTCCGGGCCCGCTCGGCCGAGCTGGAGGCGGGCGCCGGGCCCGCGGACGTGGTGGTGCACGACGTCCCGCTGCTCGCCGAGAACGGGCTGGCCCCGCTGTACGAGCTGGTGATCGTGGTGGACGTGCCGGACGAGGTCCGGGTGGACCGGCTGGTCCGGCTGCGCGGCATGGCCGAGCAGGAGGCCCGCTCCCGGATGGCCGCCCAGGCGACCCGGGAGGAGCGGCTGGCGGTCGCCGACATCGTCATCGACAACGGCGGCGACCTGGCCGAACTGGCCCCCCGGGTCCGCGAGGTGTGGGCGACGTTGAAGCAGCGTCAGGCCGGCTGA
- a CDS encoding alkaline phosphatase family protein, which yields MSSLWPAGRRRVLVVGIDGVRLDLLPELHTPHLDAVAAAGFLAPVEVDEATPTMSGPCWATIVTGVGVAKHGVLGNHLGGNRLDVFPDFTTRLAAVHRRRTFAAGGWEPLFLARSGGPLFAAPGRLSYIAPLEDTPEAWEVCDERVTAEAEYVLGRSDDDPQASFVYLGAVDETAHFLGCGPEYRRSVEAADRRLGRLLDALRRRAGYQEEEWTVIVVTDHGHVDQGGHGGRSVLERTAWIAAYGPGIAPGAAPARPLHHTDVAAHVYAALEIAPDPHWTLDGRPFETVAAEPVDPVDPVDPVDPVDPVELVTVG from the coding sequence ATGTCCAGCCTCTGGCCCGCCGGACGGCGCCGCGTCCTGGTCGTCGGCATCGACGGCGTCCGCCTCGACCTGCTGCCGGAGCTGCACACCCCGCACCTGGACGCGGTCGCCGCGGCCGGCTTCCTCGCCCCGGTCGAGGTGGACGAGGCCACGCCGACCATGTCCGGACCGTGCTGGGCCACCATCGTGACCGGCGTCGGCGTCGCCAAGCACGGCGTGCTCGGCAACCACCTCGGCGGCAACCGGCTGGACGTGTTCCCCGACTTCACCACCCGTCTGGCCGCCGTCCACCGCCGCCGCACCTTCGCCGCCGGCGGCTGGGAGCCGCTGTTCCTCGCCCGCAGCGGCGGCCCGCTGTTCGCCGCGCCGGGCCGGCTGTCGTACATCGCCCCGCTGGAGGACACCCCGGAGGCCTGGGAGGTGTGCGACGAACGGGTCACCGCCGAGGCCGAGTACGTGCTCGGCCGCAGCGACGACGACCCGCAGGCCTCCTTCGTCTACCTCGGCGCGGTGGACGAGACCGCCCACTTCCTGGGCTGCGGGCCGGAGTACCGGCGCTCGGTGGAGGCCGCCGACCGGCGGCTCGGCCGGCTCCTGGACGCCCTCCGCCGGCGCGCCGGCTACCAGGAGGAGGAGTGGACGGTCATCGTGGTCACCGACCACGGCCACGTGGACCAGGGCGGCCACGGCGGCCGGTCCGTCCTCGAACGCACCGCCTGGATCGCCGCGTACGGCCCCGGCATCGCCCCCGGCGCGGCACCCGCCCGCCCGCTGCACCACACCGACGTGGCCGCCCACGTCTACGCGGCGCTGGAGATCGCGCCCGACCCGCACTGGACGCTCGACGGCCGGCCGTTCGAGACGGTGGCGGCGGAGCCGGTGGATCCGGTGGATCCGGTGGATCCGGTGGATCCGGTGGATCCGGTGGAGCTGGTCACCGTGGGGTGA
- a CDS encoding class F sortase — MVREGTAVQAPPRPAAVDAWQPPTVAPTPAPTVDQPTPVGLPWSAPTRVRIPTITVDAPLTPVTVDGEGRIAPPPTTSPTTAGWYRDGVTPGSLGTAVLVGHVDTARGPAVFWDLGALHRGDRIEVARTDGTTAAFTVDAVRVFDRADFPVQQVYGSTGRPELRVITCGGGYSKSTGYRGNVVVFAHLTPR; from the coding sequence ATGGTGCGGGAGGGGACCGCGGTGCAGGCGCCGCCGAGGCCGGCCGCCGTGGATGCGTGGCAGCCACCGACCGTGGCGCCGACCCCGGCGCCGACCGTCGACCAGCCGACCCCCGTCGGCCTCCCGTGGTCCGCCCCCACCCGGGTGCGGATCCCCACGATCACCGTCGACGCCCCCCTCACCCCCGTCACCGTGGACGGCGAGGGCCGCATCGCCCCACCCCCCACCACCAGCCCCACCACGGCCGGTTGGTACCGCGACGGCGTCACCCCGGGCAGCCTCGGCACCGCCGTCCTGGTCGGGCACGTGGACACCGCCCGGGGCCCCGCCGTGTTCTGGGACCTCGGCGCCCTGCACCGCGGTGACCGGATCGAGGTCGCCCGGACCGACGGCACGACCGCGGCCTTCACCGTCGACGCCGTCCGGGTCTTCGACCGCGCGGACTTCCCGGTCCAGCAGGTGTACGGCTCCACCGGCCGCCCCGAACTCCGGGTGATCACCTGCGGCGGCGGCTACTCCAAGTCCACCGGCTACCGGGGCAACGTCGTGGTCTTCGCCCACCTCACCCCACGGTGA